The Panicum virgatum strain AP13 chromosome 3N, P.virgatum_v5, whole genome shotgun sequence genome includes the window gaaacccggtgaggtggccggttttgagaaaaccgccaaaactccacgcgcgggaagattcctgcctccacgccgtggccctggacgcccttcccgcctcggccttctgacggccctaaacgccgcccgacgcccgtcacctccttgcccgcagcgaggccctagacgctgtcgacgcccgtcacctccgccagtcccgagaccgacgcccgtgcctccacgacttggcgtcttcaaccgccgtccgccagcttggttttgtggcgcaaaccatgaaacccgccatccaccggtgcttgcaccctcgatctaggagtggacgccacagctgccgcccggcccgagctccggtcccggctgtccttcaccgccgtccaccgcacggtccatcggccatagcgcctccacggcagctcaccgtcgacactcgacgcccgtgtacctgcaaccaaagaccaagcacacgatcacaccgcacggttgacaattcactcatcacagtcaggagtgagtactgctcattcctcaGGCCGATGCTTCCTCATCATAAGCAAAGGATCGGCCAACATATCTTCGTTGTGTTAAAAAGTTCCAAAAACGGGGACTAGTGGACACATCACTTGCGCCCTCCTATCGGCTCAACTCCAGCACCAGTAGCCGATGGAGACATCTGGCATCACCTTCTATACTGCTGCCGAAGAAATTAGCTCTAATCGGCCCACGCCTTGCACAGGACCAACCTTCCAGTCGTTGCATACTTTTGCTAGTTTTTCTTCATCGGCGGCATGCTGTCTTGTAGTTCCTTGAAAGCATTATATTATCGTTCGTGTCCAATTAGTGCCCCCTTGAGCTCGTGGAGGCGCAAGTGTGTATATATGCAAGACACACACAAACATTCTGCTAGCTTGTATTGCTTCTTTCTTATTCCTGCTGTCGGCTAGGACACTCCATATCCATTTTTGTTGAAGAAGTTTATTCCACCGGAGCCGATGCTCGCTGATCGGCAGTTTTCCCCGGCATCGGTGTATCCGCAACGTTGTCATCGATGCCATCACTATTCCCGTCATGCTTGGAGCAAATGCGCCGACTTAATCGTCGGTCAACTCGGCGATGTTCAGTTCCGCCACCATCTCTGTGACCACGCTCGACGACATATCGCATTGACGATGAAGCGGAAGTCTGGATTCTCCACCAGCAGTAACTGGCCGTATATCAAGATGTACTTATCGGCAAGGTCCATGAGCATAGTGTCAGAGAAGAGACGGCGAACTGACAGTTGATTTCCTGGTGATCAGCTATCAGCTATCAGCATGTGACAAGCCGATAACAGGTTGACGCTTCTTATTTGGTATAAATTAAATGATCATGCAACATCTTGTAGAAAAATTGGCGCACGCCGCTGATTCCTTCCCCGCGTCGAGACTCTGGCTTTTTGTGGCACGTGAAACATCACACTCTGATTTCTGTACAGTAGCACACGCAGAGCATGACGGCAGCCAACAGCAGCCAAGTACTTGCGGCAAGTATAGCTGACACAATCGGCCTTATGATCACAGCCGATGGAACGAAACAGCAATAGACGAAGACTATAACCTCGTTGAGCACACAAACGCAATCGGCCTCCAGGCCTGATGCTTGTGCTTCCATTTGAAATTTCTTTCTGCTTTGAGATTGACCGTCATAAACCAATAATGCTTAAGGTACCAGGcgtataagattttctttcttttactgATCGACCACCATGTCGATACAGCAAATATATATACTCCAATAATTTCCATCCGGTGGTCTCCTTTCATCTTCCATGTGCTGAAAATAATATTCATTCCTTCAGCTTCTTATGGCCGATCGACTGTAAACTTCATTGGCTTTTGATGTTTATAGACCAGGTCTTGGAGCCAATGAACAGCTTGAAATCATAGCTCCCCAGCGCATCGGCAACCATTAGTGTGAATAGGATGGTCAGTACTGTGCCGGTCTCAAGCACGATGCGCTGGCGAACGTGAGGTATACTACGTAGGACCAATCTTCCCATCGGCCATATTAATATCAGAAACCAAAACCAATAAGCCGATGATTCGAGACAGGTCCTGCGCCTGGTGTAAGTACCATCAGAGAAATACATAGGCTCTTTGCCTCTGAACATCATTTACCCGAATTGATCAAGACGCCATCGACCCGTCAGATATTGCTCCACATGAATTAGGTCCAATATTTAATCCATTGGCTTCCCGAGATATTGCCTCCACTCCTGGACAACTATCGGCTACAGATGCCAACAATCTGAAGCGCATGCGGCCGATTTAATTAAACAAATGAATTTGCATGCAATTCCTTCGTAATCAGCCTAGCACCAAATCCATCCAAATAACACACAGCCGATAGACATATATTATCAGCTTTCAAtgccaatatatatatatatatatatatatatatatatatatatatagtaattTGATCATATCCCACCACGGAGCCGATAGATGTATAGACTATTCTGAAGCTATAGCCACACCTCTTCTGAATGTCTTTTTGGCAGACGCAACAATATTTTACTCTTTATTATATTCCAATCTTCAGGTCGGCAATCACATACACACCTCCTCCAACTAGCCGAACAATAGAACAAAATCGGCTTATCTTGCCCTTGCATCCTTAAGTCAATGAATCCATCACAGAATATATTGATCACCAAGACGGCATGATGATGGAATCAACGATCTGACTTGGCCATTCTCTTCTCTTCAAGACACGTAGAACTGACCATCAGGGGCAATTAGCATGGACATAAACTTCTTCGGTTGAAATCTCCATTATGCCTTTTTCTAAGATATGTGGGCTCAAATACCACCAGCTGGATCCACAACGATATTCAATTTAATctggtcccactgggcgtgccaaaagatgtgttgacgcaaaaatcaacacactagaatcTGAAGGCACTGTTCGCCAAGCTTTAGAATacaaaccaagcgtgccagtcagttTGACCATTCAACTGACAAGGTGAAGATAATTCTTCTAAGATCAAAGGGGATCGGCCAATTAGGCTGATTTCATTCTGGCACCAGTAGTGATAACAGCGCAGCAGAATAAAACATGATAAATGAATAATCGGCCATGATAAATGAATAACAGCACAGTTCGCCATGGGGCCGATTTCCAACATCCTGATGAGTATAAGCAACTCATCGATTCTCCGAACTTCATTTATGCGATTGATGATAATAAAGTTCAGGAGCTACTGGCTAAGAAGCCGATAGAAAACAGAGTGCCATTGGGCTTTGAATCCACCATGAACAGGACCATAAGCCAATAATACTTCGACTAACATTACCACCAGTATTTCTAGATgaaacgacagcgatgcgcccggaagttgcAGTCTAGAAATACTACTAGGAAAAGAGTAATCTAATCTCCCCAGCCAATAGATCTATCCACAATAGAACTTGTTCCCGACAACACTTGAGAAACAGCCAAGATTAAGATGCAACAGGCTGTTGAACAATCTATCATACATTTTATCAAGATAAAGCTAATTAAATCAATTTGAACAACAAGACGATAGATTAACGATAAATCAGCCGATGCAATCTTACTCAAGGCTAGAATAGTTGTGATTCTACCACATCTAGCAAGAGATAATGCTCACAAGATAGGGCAAAATCGATAACTGGTGAATACCATAGATCCAGACAGAAGCGAATGTGCCGTCGGCCGAAGATCTAAGGTACTCGTGGATAAGAACCAGATtcaacgacagcgatgcgcccggaagttaaGATCTGGGATACCCGGTAGCTTGTAGGTGAATCTAGACGAAACCACATCGATGCGCCTAGTGGTTAAAGCCTAGAACTCCTGGTAGACGAAGACCGCGGTGAACTGGAGATCGAAGCGATGCAGCCCAGCTTGCCGAAGAACTCATCAGAAATCTACATCTATATATCTTATATAAGTGCAACCCACTAAGAGTCATTAATAGCTATTTCTCTCACATGTGGTGAAGCCACATCATCATTTTATTTCCACCATTGGATTTGAATGAAACCCTATATCCTGGACTTCCACAACCCACTAAGAGTTCTTACCTTTTTACTTGATTTTATTATTGTCATATGATGGAATTAGCAACAAAATGTCAAAAAAATAATGTATGTGCTAACATCCCTCATTCATTTTTATCACACCCATTCCTAACATTCTATTATACTACAGTAATGTGGATCAAGATGGTGGAGAATCCATAACCAATTCAAATATCTACGTTCGTCCAATGAAACcattaaacaaaatatattCTTTCAAATTATCAACATTTTAAAGAACTGTGTTGCCCACActtattttttaagaaaaaatttgtAGAAACTTCACTTATCCAAGAGAATAATTGCAAAGTCCAATCTCTTGCTTCACAAAATAATGCAGACATTTCCATTTCAACATTAAAACGTCCTTATCGTAACTATTATGGTTCCTCTTTTATCAGTTTCAGCAACTAGAACTTCTTATATATACATCAACTTCAGCATTTCTTATATACAACCATGCCATATATCTCCAATACTAAAATTAGCTGCAATTTCATAACTCTATCTTTTCACCACACTGAACTTCAATATTTTTGCTCTAAAATTCCGCAGCAACGTGCGGGGTATTCAACTAGTTACTACTACTCCTAGAGCAGAAAGGTAAAGGtacttgaaaaaaataaatgtgTTTGTATTGGTTGTGTAACAAAACTTTTACAATGGACGGatgtacatatttatagcctaaacaACCTAGCCAGTTACGGCGGCACATCAGACTTGCTAAAGAAGAAATATTTAAACAAAAGAAAATACTAAGATACATGGACTCTAATTTCCTTTTTTAAAGTCCTTCTCGATTAAGCTTCCTTCCTTCCGATCCATCCGCAAACAGGTAAATTTGCATGCAAGATCAGCTCGGACCTTCTCCCGTGCGGCAACATGCTTTCTTTATTCAATTACTTTGCCATGCACGTGCTGCTTCTGGCCTTCTTGTATGCGAAACTTCCTTTGCCATGATTTGCCTCCATAATCAATAATAAAATAATCCGGCCAGGTGCTAACCATATTTGATTAAGGAATACCCTTTACGTGACCACACATGTGCATGCAAATCTTATTAGCTTCTTGCCTTCACATGTAAACCTCACATACTTGCATGTAAGCTCCTGCTAGCTTCTTGCTTCCCTTGCCTTCACGTATGAATTTCCAACAAGCAACCTTCTGGCTTCCTCGACAACAACATTTGATTACTAGCTTTCATATCGACACAAATAGCCGATTGCTTCATAATTCCTATTACATATCGACACAAATAGCCGATTGCTTCATAATTCCTATTACATCGGATTTACCAAAATCCGGTGTCAAcaacttcatcagtgaagtactctctgaatcaaaggttagatatccctCAATCTAGAAAGTTCTATacggaattctaatcacctctaggaagcttcgacactatttcgacgagtacaaggtctcagtaataactgacttcccattggcggatatactccacaatcgggatgttACCGGACggatctcaaagtgggcagttgaactgggagctttggaaatcaacttcaagccaagaacagcaattaAGTCACAAGCATTAGTCAACTTCCTAGCTGAgtggcgggaaaatcaaatccTAGCACCTCTCAacgttccagagcattgggtaatgtactttgatggatcactcaagctcgacggaggcggtGCGGGAGTCCTGTttatctcccccaagggagaacagtTGAAGTACGTGTTCCAAATCCTGTTtaaagtctccaacaatgagGCAAAATACGAGGCACTACTACACGGACTCCGTCTAGCAGTTTATCTCgacatcaagcgactacttgtctacgaCGATTCCTTACTCGTCGTCcaacaagtaaataaagaatgtgACATCAATAAGGACACAATGGACACAtacgttgaagaaatcagaaagcttgaGAACAAGttttcaggattggaaatccaccacgtagacCATGACAATAatgtgggagctgatgtcctctccaaacttgaaTCTACTCGAGCAGCTATCCCACCGAGAGTCTTTGTTCATGAACTACACCATCCATCAGTTAAGGCACAAAGTCAACAAGCCACTGATGCGGAGGCCCAGGCCACAGTCCGAGAAGTGCTAATGATCGAAGAAGACTGGCGGATTCAgttcatcgacttcatcaaggagttcaagcttccaccacatgttgatgCCAAGAGCGCTGAAGCTACTCGCATTATCAGGCATAGCAAGGGTTTCGTTCTCATCGGCAACAACCTGTACAAATGCTCTGCCTCTAGCATCTTCATGAAAtgcgttacccttgaagaaggcaaagacatcctcagagagatacacgaaggagtttgcggcaaccatgccgcatcaaggacactagttgGCAAGGCCTACAGGttaggattcttctggccaacggcTGTATCAAATGCAGAAGACCTTGTGAGACGGTGCCCTGGTTGCCAATTCTTCGGCAaaaagactcacgtcccagcacacaatctgataacaatccctctgTCATGgtcgttcgcctgttggagtctggacatgatcggacctctaaccgtagctccaggaggatttaatcatgtgctggtagtagtcaacaagtttaccaagtggatcgagtacaagcccattgtcaagatctcatcagatagagcagtggacttcATCTCCGACATCATACACCGGTTTGGatttcctcacaccatcatcatagatcttggctctaactttACATCACAGTCTTTCTGGGATTTCTGTGATAATTCTTGCATAGACGTCAAATATACTTCagttgctcatcctcgagcaaatggtcaagtagagCGTATCAATGGCTTggtactcgacggcttgaagaaaagactctatgatGCCAACTCCAAGAAAGGCGGCAAGTGGATTCAGGAACTACCCCCATGTGTTATGGGGGCTGCAAAcacagcctagcaaagcaactggatagtctcccttcttcctcacctatgggtcagaggctatactacccgcagatatcatgtggaaatctccaagagtagaagcctatcaagaatgAGAAGCAGACGAaactcgacaacttgagttggATTCAGTCAAAGAAACTAGGATCAATGCTTTGACCCAATTGGCTAGATACCTTCAAGGAGttagacgctatcatgatcgcaatgtccagcaaagatcttttaGTATAGGAGATTTAGTTCTACGAAGGATccaagatgaaacgggactgcacaagttaaattccagatgggagggaCCTTTCATCATATCCAAGGTTACAAGACCCGGATCATACAGAATTACTGATGCAGATGGTAACAAGGTACCCaattcctggaacatcgagcacttgcgCAGATTTTACCCTTGATCCAAGTAacatggtgatgtcagttgatctctttaataaaACAAGGGTTTCCATTAACCGTTCGACTATATTAAAGGCAGTTTTCAACATGGCAGCATCATATTGGACCATTTTCTAATGGGTTTTTCCAACCAGGGTAATCGTGACAGATTCATACCGACCTGGCTAACCTAATCAGGATAGCTTAAACAGGTTTCCATGGGGATAACTATACAAGCCACATCTTTGTCCTCAATATAAAGACAcaacctactcgctggctcgagaagATATATGGATACCTTCACTAGTTTGTCCAACTTGGgcaactcgacggagttcatcataacaggtcaactataagggACTCCAGCCTTGTGTtcaaggcaaaactactcgcttgctcgagtaagttttggatactaCTAAAATTAGTCCTACTggggtaactcgacggggttcaccGTAACtagtcaatcttagtagttactccagtctacatgatagacaccctactcgctagctcgagtaggttttggatatttttaagatggtttcatcttggataatccgacggggttcatcctaatagatctatcttagaagttactccagtccttgaccAGGACActctactcgcttgctcgagtagtttatggatatctctACAAAAATTTTCTATCTGGGTAGTCCGACAggattcatcctaactgatCAACTATGGAGATTACTCCATGTGAGCTTTCTACTCGACTACTTGAGTAGTTTGTATTTATCCTACGGTATTAGATCATGCTtttgaagacacaccaacaggataaaaGCAATACATACAAAGACAAGTTTTTACAGAAGATGACAAGAGCTATTACAAGCAGATTATTCTACCAAGTTCTTCAAAATCTCCTTAGTAATTACTTCTGACTCTTTACAGTAGCTctggaatttctcatcagagcaatcaggagctattcctttagctatgggagctaaGTTATGTTGAGGCCAGTACGACTTAACAATTCCAATCATATGGGTCAGatagtgtcagacccggggcagcaggactgcttataggcatagaatattctagagtaagggatagcttatggatgtaccttacctctcttgtaactacctgaataggcgtagaactagctgcagtacaaaggaaactacccgattgtgttgtagtatgactccaactgtacacggctaggactttccatgtaaccctgtcctcccggatatataagggctggcagggaccccctccaaacaatcatcaacacctaaggcaatacaaacaaccacacaggacgtagggtattacgcaactcgtggtccaaacctgtctaaatctttgtgttccttgcaccatcgagttccagagcagtcgatccctacctacaaaccttactgctaagggtatccctgagcaggcttggcggtaaacactgacagctggcgcgccaggtagggggttcggcgagttcatcggcgaattcgatggccggatcaagcgacgccaacaacgtgcctaAGGGCACAACTCTCGTTTTTAGTTCCTGGGCATGCATGGCTGACGGATCGGGTAGcttttccagccaccttgtcacgcctgaCTCGCCTAAACCGAAAACCACTCTCCAAATCGCCGACACCCGCGAGTCCGCGGATCTCGACGAAAAAAGAGTCCTATTCGAACTCGACTCGGAGAACCCAGAAAAcgcatcaactccaactcgaacTCTCGATTCAGTCGAGTTTGACACAAACTCTGATTCCAAAAAACTCCACTTTTCCGAAACCCTCGGAAAATACTTGAGTCATATCAAGACAATAAAACGCCTGAAGATCAACAACTTAGAACTACTCTTTGGAGTAGGacaagtttcacgatcaatcgagggctgcatcaaacttgcagaagcTACTCTGGGCTCATCTACATCACAGCAGAACCCAAAAGTGTTGAACCCGCCTCATAAAAGGTCGGgtgatatactctcagggatcgatcgagtggATTCCAAGCTCGCCGACTGCAATAAGATAGCTGAAAGCACCCTGCAATACAAGGAGCTGAAACCGGAAgaaggaatctgcgggggattTGGTGacacaaacccccggcttgttcggatgggaccgtctatctctaggatacctcagagcccttcaccgaaacctgctcacattcgGACTCCTAAACCAGTCGAGTCCTCGTTCGATCAAGACTTTGATTAATTCATGAACAGTCTTGACAACTCCGAACCATTCGACGATCTCGAAGATTGGTCTGACAacgtcgacttgttcatggacgTTATGGCCAATCCACCCGAACACGCtgacgctctttgggaactggccaaacttaaaaagggaaaagccaaagctACAGAACAATCCAGTGAGTCTATTTTCAACAAACCTTGGATCAAGGAGCCTGAAGGGCTGACtcccactcaatcatggctacactggatgaacgagaacgccctccatgtagagatgggcatcccgcttctcgctcacccaaagcacacatactctaaaatcggtggactaaccaattccgaatccgagtactcttccagctcggaggatgagctggatgacctaatccagtacagcaagcaagtcgagtccaactcggctaagaactcTAAGTCCGAcaaggactccctccctaacttggtcatatatgcaatgtCGCAAGGACGAACAGTGcacctgtcggtgtttaccgccaagcttgctcagggatacccttagcagtagggtttgtaggtagggatcgacagctctggaactcgatggtgcaaagaacacaaagatttagacaggttcgggccgcgagttgcgtaataccctacgtcctgtgtggtggtttgtatttgtaggaatatggggtagcaaaaacaaaatttttctactgcataaaccaggattactactgttatagatcacgggattaccactagacgcgcggttgcggaacttctgtagcgcgtctgTGTAGTggagatggaagccggcagtgcagttgcgcgAACCACCTCAcaaacggctcgtccttgtgcagcaggcgcggcacctccacgaagtccacatgtATGGGAAGAAACATCGCACTCcagattgctagatccgcgagaatGACCTAGGGCCAATGCACGAGGAGGAGAAACAGGGAGGGAGCGCTACATTTCACGCGTGGTACTATAGCACGCGGTGGTACTGTTCACAAAAGGCTTGTTTGAGTTTCAAATGCAATATGTCTTAACTTGCAAGACCTGAGCGCATGAGTAATCAAGCTTGTTAAAAGATTCTTGTATTGGAAAAACCTCACTGGTGTAGGTACTTGCTGGTttttgcttgtcatgctttaatgtactagttggttgggctaagtggtgatgctttttattttgaaaatcctaaaaattgcttgctcatgttctaatatagatatattcttttgaGTTTTAATATGCGGTGTCTTTATGCTATACCTTCACTGTATATACATGCTAGCACTTGTAAATGCTTTGAGACATACCTGGAAGCTCACACTCACTCTTTGCATGACATAGCATATTTTTTGTGGGGGGAAGAAATTTTTATCAATGATGATGGTTTGGTTTATGTGGACTGTTTGGCTAACCGAATATGATTCATCAGCTTTTAGCCGATTCACAATGATCTTTGTAGCGTCGGTTCGGCaagtgattgttttgcaggagagCCGTATGTGTTGAAGTTAAGCTGATGAAGCACGAGGATGATCACATAAGTCAGTGCCATCTATGGAATATGAAAACTAGGACCGGTCTGCAACAACATTGAGATTGGTCGAGGAAAGCGTGACGCCGGTTCAAGCAATCGGTCACAAAGTCAGTTGGCTAATAACCGATctatcggctcggggggcaagaccatcagtggcatgagaagacaatttgaggagatgatgtttttatttggtttacGGCTGGCGCTTAGAAGATTCTGTCATATTTGACCAAACTTGGgtggcatgtgttatcgccagaatttgaccaggattggtaggccaaatatcagaagaagcccacggtaaaggtGTCtacttagccaggcttatatcataagtttggccaaatacaatgataattgggcactcaagggtcaagctgagatggggttacgggcctaatccatgatgaagcccagtctattcgcGAGGCTAGTTCGGACTGCAAGAAGAGGCCGcacaaaaatggacgcccaggccacatatggactccgttttggacgttctagatatgcatggaaagctaag containing:
- the LOC120667866 gene encoding uncharacterized protein LOC120667866; the protein is MDTYVEEIRKLENKFSGLEIHHVDHDNNVGADVLSKLESTRAAIPPRVFVHELHHPSVKAQSQQATDAEAQATVREVLMIEEDWRIQFIDFIKEFKLPPHVDAKSAEATRIIRHSKGFVLIGNNLYKCSASSIFMKCVTLEEDVKYTSVAHPRANGQVERINGLVLDGLKKRLYDANSKKGGKWIQELPPCVMGAANTA